AAACATCTGATTAAGATTTCAGTAGCATCAGTATCTCATCCGGCAAGTATCCACTCCGGATGCGCCACTCCTGCGGGTAAAGATTATTAGCCCGGTTACCGATATTCTTCACAAAGCCCAGAGGAACATCCTTATACGTCAACAGCACATAACCGCGTGGAGTAGTGCCGGAAAGTACAATGGCTTCCTTACGCAAATAAGCAATAGCCTGTTCATAAGAGATCTCTTCACGGGGAAAAGCATCGGAAACCTGTACAGTGCTCATGGCAAGAGCATGATTGGGAATCAAGTCTTTTCCTTTCACTTCGGCAAGGGTAACACCTGCCTGAACAACACGAAGCGATTGTTGGAGGACGGATAATTCGGATATATATTCTTTAGGGAAAGCTGTAATATTCATTCCATTTGCAGAAACTTCATAGTCCTCTGCCGAAAGGAGCCAGGCACGTGCAGCCAATAATTGTTCCTTAGATGCTCCGGCGTTAACTTTAGAGCTACCCGTTTTTTTCTTTCCTTGTGAAGAAGTGGATTTGTAGCGGATTTGTGTTTCCTCTCCTTCCGGTTTACGAAGCACGGCAAGGAAAAAGCCTTCACCCTTTGTACGGTGAGGCAGGAAGCGATATACAGGAAAATCTTCACCTGCAAGCAAGTTTCCGGTAATGTTCCACTCTGCCGGAGCATCTACAGGAAGTATCTCTGCACCGAATTCATCGTGCATCCAACGGATATTCTCTTCATCTTCCTTCGTGTTATACGTACAAGTGCTATAGATAAGCAATCCACCGGGTTTCAGACTGGGCCATATATCGGAGATGATACGTCGCTGGCGTTGCCAACAGATTTCCACATTCTCCGGACTCCACTCGCTGACGGCAACAGGATCTTTACGGAACATGCCTTCACCGGAACAGGGTACATCGGTCAGGATAACATCGAAGAAGTCTTCCAGACCGGCGAAGTCTGCCGGATCATTATTGGTCACCACGACACCCGGATGCCCCCACTTCGTCAGATTCTCCGCCAGGATTTGCGAACGGTTGCGAATCACTTCGTTTGCTACCAGCAGGCTACCCACGGGCAGTACACTGCGGGCATGAGTAGATTTCCCGCCGGGAGCAGCGCAAAGGTCAAGCATTACGGAGGGTCTTTCGCCGATATATTGCTTTAATGCCTGCTCCACAAACATGGAAGATGCTTCCTGTACATAATAACATCCGGCATGAAACAACGGATCAAAGGTAAACGTCAATCGACGATCGAGATAGCAACCTGTTGCCGACCAAGGCACACGGTCGGAAGAGGCATGAAAAAGACTGAATGAAGAACCGGGTAGTTTTTCTTCATTCAGTCGGATGCTTACGGGCTGTTCGTCATTCAAGGCATCAGCCAGTTTGTTATATTCTTCATCTCCCAGGAGGGAACGGGTACGGTCTGCAAAAGATACGGGTAAGTCCATGTGCCAAATTGTTTTATGTCCGCAAAGGTAATGCAAATCGAATGCATAACTTTCATGCTTGCATAAAAAAGTTATGCTAAGATGTAGCTTACCTTCTTCAAAAGAACATAAAAAAGCAATACAAGACAAACCTGCCGGGCACTAAAAACTAAGCTTGACGCCCGCAAAGTAGGAACGAGGCGCTCCCGGACCATAAATGTAACCGGAATCACGAGTGGCTCCTTTATCAAAATCTTTCTGATAAGAGTTGAATATATTTTGTACTCCTACGTTGAATTGCAGGCACATGCCGGAGAAATCTATATCATAAGCGACTTTGGCACCCAGTTCAAAGAAATCCGGACTTTTCACCAACAAGTCTGCCGTACCATCCACTTCGGACATCAGGTGAGGCACATACATTTGCCCAGTATAATTACCGTTCAAGGCCACCGACAATGCCTTTGTGGGATTGAAAGTGGCAGTAAAATAGCCATAAACATCGGGAGTACGCAATATCCGGTCGCTATATCGTTCTTTGTCAGACAGGTGCTCTTTGTCTGCGCTCCACTCCTCGGGAGAGTCGTACAGACTGCGTTGCACGGTCAGTCCCGCCTGCAACTGGATTTTATCACGCCAGGCAATCTTTCCTTCCAATGTACCGCCATATACTTTTGCACCGGAACCGTTGACACGGGTTTGTATCAGATATCCGCTACCGTTCGGATCTTCTACCGGTGCTGTCAGAACAAACGGATCGGAGAGTTTCGTAAAGAAACCTTCTACTAACATATTTAACTGAAAGTCACCGAAATAGCGATACCAATCCATCGAAGCATTCACGCTGCGCGAACGTTCCTCTTTCAGCTCTTTGGCACGGACGATGGAAATCAATTCGCCTCCCACATTGCTAATATGCAGGTCTTCGTCGAAAGCCTGCGGAGCACGAAAACCTTCGGCATAACTGAAACGGATATTTATATCTTGTGTAGGATTGTAACGGATATTGGTACGAGGGCTGAAGATGGCTTTATTCATAATACTGTTCTTATCCAGACGTCCGCCTATCAGGAAACTCCATTGCTCACTTTTCCATTCATTCTGCACGTAGGCGCTTGCTATGTTCACTATTTGCTTCAAGGGATCGGGCGTATACTTATCAATCAACTGTTGCAGACGGTCACCTGTTGCAGTAGGATCTTCCGCCAGGGCAGCATCGCGGTATTTTTGCATGTCTGTTGCCTTGTCATCCAGATTATCATGATTAAATTCCACACCACCCGTCAAGTCGGAAGGCATGAAGAAGAGCTTATCAAAATGATAGATATACTGAGCACCCAATACGCCGGTAAAGTCTGTGGTATGTCCATAGGCACTGTAATAACTGTCGCGCACGATATGCTGGGCAGAGGCATAAGCATTGAACGAATGTTTCTGATCCTTGGAAAAGGCACTGAACTTCAATCCGCCCGTATTGATGGAATGTTCAATCTGCTCCACCAGTCCGGGCTTACCGGAACCATTCAAATTGGCATCTTCGGCAATGTGAGGCGGCAGATCAAAGCGGTTACCGCCACGACGAAACTCTTCCATGTGATGATATTCCAGATTCAGTTTGGAATAGGGATTCAGTCTATAATAAGCGTTTATGCCTACTGTCTGGTTCTTCAACTTGGGCAATTCGGAAAAGCCGTCCCCATTGGAATCCCATGCCGAACGGTGGCGGTTCTGCCCATAGATGTAGGCTCCCATTTTGTTATCCGAAGATACAAGGGAAAGATTGAGCGTGGTATTATTGTCAAACGAACTGGAGCCATCAAAATTGGAGATGGAGTGGGCAAACGAACCGGAGTTATGGAGAGGTTCTTTCGTAATGATATTCACCGTTCCGGCAATGGCGGAAGAGCCGAATAGGGCCGAGCCACCTCCACGCACCACTTCCACACGTTCTATCATGTTGGCGGGAATTTGTTCCAGGCCGTAGACACCTGCCAGTGCAGAGAAGATAGGGCGGGAATCGATCAATATCTGTGTATATTTTCCGTCCATACCATTGATACGCACCTGAGAGTAACCGCAATTCTGGCAATCATTTTCTACACGTACACCCGGCTGGAATACGAGTCCCTGCGATAAGGTGTGCGAATTGGTCATATCGAATAGTTTCGGGGTAACGACTTTTACCAAGGTAGGTGCCAGTCGGCGGGCGGTTTCATTACGATTGGCTGTAACAACTACACCATCCAGGGCTACCATGTCTTCTTCCAGTTCGAAGTTTTCTTCCAGTGTCTTGCCTCGTTTCAGGGTTACTTTTCGTTCTTGTGGCTTATAACCTACGGCACTGACGGAGAGCGTAAACTCACCTTCCGGAAGGTTCTTCAAAAAGTAGTGTCCGGTACCATCAGTCATGGTTCCGATAGTGGTCCCTTTCAGGGCTACTGTCATATAGGGAAGGTGTTCTCCTGTTTTTTTCTCCAGTACGTGGCCGATGATATTGGCATCGGATTTATTTAAATCAATGGCATAAACGGTGTGGGAGAGCAATGTACACATTACTCCCACCACGAAAAAGATATATTTTTTCATGTAGTTCTATTTTTTATGGATTTTAATAAAAAAAGGAAGGGGGACTCCTATTGTCAATGAACTACAGGTGGTGCACGCAAGCTGATGCCGCAACGAACCCGCACGTACTTGACATGTTCCACAGCCGGAACACTCAGTACACGCAACAAAATAAGGAAAGCCGATGCGGCGAAAAGAATAGCAGGCAGAGAAGAAGCTACAAAAGAAGAAAGGAAGAATATCGTTTCAACCTGTGCTTCCGTATGGCTATGTTCACCTTTGAAGGGATGGGAATGCACAATAATTACCCCATTTACCACATGCGAGTGAGTAAACAGCGTAATTCCTCCTAAATATGCAATAAATAATAAAGGAAGGAACCATTTCAGTATATTCCGTAACTTCTCCAAAAGCGTTTTTAATATAGGTTTGCGAAAGTAACACTAATTACAATAAGAAGCAACCGGATTTAGGTGTTTTAACCGGATGTGAAGCAAAATACCTATAACTGATGAGTACAAGAAGTCCGATATTACATTAACATTAAGCAAAGCAGATTCATATTGGAAAAGTAATGAACTAAAACAAGAGCAGCATAACATTACATATTATTTACAAATAGCAAATGTTTGAGGAAAAGTGGTATACTTAACCTAATTCAGTCGTATAGTGAATGCCATTCAGTCGTATACTGAATAGGGTTCTGTCGTATACTGAATACGGTCCGGAATATCATATTGATAATCAAAAGGTTACAAAACGCCCTGCTGTTGTCGATAAAATCCAACAAAACGACAAAACATCATTGTGTTTATGGTATAGTAATGAATCAAATGCTGAACAATACTATCTCAATTCTCCTCCTCCCCGGAGGAGGAGTACCCGTAGGGGGAGGTGGTAGGTGAGAAAAGAATTCCTTATAGATATGATTCACAGGTATTTCTTGCTTTACCTACCACCCGCCCGAAATGAATACTTAATATCCTCCACCTTGCATAAACCTAAATATCCGGCAAATAATTTCAGATAATACTGATTTTCTAAAAAAAATATCGTCTCTTTGCAACTTTCTAACTAACATGATACGTCTAACACACAAAGAAACAATAAAAGATAAAACAAAATATGATTATGAAACGGATAATTTTAGCACTCGTTGCCGCCATGACATTATGCTCACTGGTACAGGCAAGCAACAGAACGGTTACAGAAAACGACAGTCTGGGGAACAAAAAACGCGTAATTGAACTGCACGATACTACCATCAACGGAAAGACTGTAACCGATACGCTCAGCATCATGACCTACGAAGGCAGTAGTTCGGACAGCAAAAGCGATAAGGGATGGAAACACCACAACAGCAGTGGTTGGGACTGGG
The nucleotide sequence above comes from Bacteroides intestinalis DSM 17393. Encoded proteins:
- a CDS encoding methyltransferase RsmF C-terminal domain-like protein, which codes for MDLPVSFADRTRSLLGDEEYNKLADALNDEQPVSIRLNEEKLPGSSFSLFHASSDRVPWSATGCYLDRRLTFTFDPLFHAGCYYVQEASSMFVEQALKQYIGERPSVMLDLCAAPGGKSTHARSVLPVGSLLVANEVIRNRSQILAENLTKWGHPGVVVTNNDPADFAGLEDFFDVILTDVPCSGEGMFRKDPVAVSEWSPENVEICWQRQRRIISDIWPSLKPGGLLIYSTCTYNTKEDEENIRWMHDEFGAEILPVDAPAEWNITGNLLAGEDFPVYRFLPHRTKGEGFFLAVLRKPEGEETQIRYKSTSSQGKKKTGSSKVNAGASKEQLLAARAWLLSAEDYEVSANGMNITAFPKEYISELSVLQQSLRVVQAGVTLAEVKGKDLIPNHALAMSTVQVSDAFPREEISYEQAIAYLRKEAIVLSGTTPRGYVLLTYKDVPLGFVKNIGNRANNLYPQEWRIRSGYLPDEILMLLKS
- a CDS encoding TonB-dependent receptor → MKKYIFFVVGVMCTLLSHTVYAIDLNKSDANIIGHVLEKKTGEHLPYMTVALKGTTIGTMTDGTGHYFLKNLPEGEFTLSVSAVGYKPQERKVTLKRGKTLEENFELEEDMVALDGVVVTANRNETARRLAPTLVKVVTPKLFDMTNSHTLSQGLVFQPGVRVENDCQNCGYSQVRINGMDGKYTQILIDSRPIFSALAGVYGLEQIPANMIERVEVVRGGGSALFGSSAIAGTVNIITKEPLHNSGSFAHSISNFDGSSSFDNNTTLNLSLVSSDNKMGAYIYGQNRHRSAWDSNGDGFSELPKLKNQTVGINAYYRLNPYSKLNLEYHHMEEFRRGGNRFDLPPHIAEDANLNGSGKPGLVEQIEHSINTGGLKFSAFSKDQKHSFNAYASAQHIVRDSYYSAYGHTTDFTGVLGAQYIYHFDKLFFMPSDLTGGVEFNHDNLDDKATDMQKYRDAALAEDPTATGDRLQQLIDKYTPDPLKQIVNIASAYVQNEWKSEQWSFLIGGRLDKNSIMNKAIFSPRTNIRYNPTQDINIRFSYAEGFRAPQAFDEDLHISNVGGELISIVRAKELKEERSRSVNASMDWYRYFGDFQLNMLVEGFFTKLSDPFVLTAPVEDPNGSGYLIQTRVNGSGAKVYGGTLEGKIAWRDKIQLQAGLTVQRSLYDSPEEWSADKEHLSDKERYSDRILRTPDVYGYFTATFNPTKALSVALNGNYTGQMYVPHLMSEVDGTADLLVKSPDFFELGAKVAYDIDFSGMCLQFNVGVQNIFNSYQKDFDKGATRDSGYIYGPGAPRSYFAGVKLSF